One Methanocaldococcus villosus KIN24-T80 genomic window carries:
- the mer gene encoding 5,10-methylenetetrahydromethanopterin reductase, whose translation MKFGIEFVPNEPIQKLCYYVKLAEDNGFEFCWITDHYNNRNVYMTLTAIAMNTNKINLGPGVTNPYVRNPAITASAIATLDEISGGRAVLGIGPGDKATFDSLGIEWIKPVTTLKETVEVIRKLLAGERVSFEGKVVKLAGAALNVKPIKKNVPIYIGAQGPKMLETAGAIADGVLINASNPKDFEAAIPLIKKGAEAAGRKLEDVDVAAYACMSVDKKSEKAKQAAVPVVAFIAAGSPEVVLDRHGIDKEKVNKIREALKKGNFPEAFGLVDDNMLEAFSIYGTPDEVVDKCKELVKMGVTQIVAGSPIGPDKEKAIKLIGKQVIPALKE comes from the coding sequence ATGAAATTTGGAATAGAGTTTGTCCCTAATGAACCTATACAAAAGTTGTGTTATTATGTCAAGTTAGCTGAAGATAATGGTTTTGAATTCTGTTGGATAACAGATCACTATAATAATAGAAATGTTTACATGACTTTAACAGCAATAGCCATGAATACAAATAAAATTAATTTGGGGCCTGGGGTAACAAACCCATATGTTAGAAATCCTGCTATAACAGCTTCAGCTATAGCTACCTTAGATGAGATTTCAGGAGGTAGAGCTGTTTTAGGAATTGGTCCTGGAGATAAAGCTACATTTGATAGTTTAGGGATAGAGTGGATAAAACCAGTTACTACATTAAAAGAAACTGTTGAAGTTATAAGAAAATTATTAGCTGGAGAGAGAGTTAGTTTTGAAGGAAAAGTTGTTAAATTAGCTGGAGCTGCTTTAAATGTAAAACCTATTAAGAAAAATGTCCCAATATACATTGGTGCTCAAGGACCAAAAATGTTAGAAACTGCTGGAGCTATTGCTGATGGAGTGTTAATTAATGCATCAAATCCAAAAGACTTTGAAGCAGCTATCCCATTAATAAAGAAGGGAGCTGAAGCTGCAGGAAGGAAATTAGAGGACGTTGATGTTGCAGCATATGCATGCATGTCAGTTGATAAAAAATCTGAAAAAGCTAAACAGGCTGCTGTTCCAGTTGTAGCATTTATAGCTGCAGGATCTCCAGAAGTTGTTTTAGATAGACATGGTATTGATAAGGAGAAAGTTAATAAAATAAGAGAAGCTTTAAAGAAAGGAAACTTCCCAGAAGCATTTGGATTAGTTGATGACAACATGTTAGAAGCTTTCTCAATTTATGGAACTCCTGATGAAGTTGTTGATAAATGTAAAGAGTTAGTTAAAATGGGTGTAACACAGATAGTTGCTGGTTCTCCAATAGGGCCTGATAAAGAGAAAGCTATTAAATTAATTGGAAAACAAGTTATTCCTGCTTTAAAAGAATAA
- the larC gene encoding nickel pincer cofactor biosynthesis protein LarC, whose translation MFLIDPFSGISGDMFIAAFSEFIDKNELIKIINKVINAKIDIKKVKKNGIIANKLIISKKDKNLSYNEMKEIILSANIDNRIKNHAISIINILAKAEAKIHGIDLDEVHFHEISEIDTVIDALGAGYIIEKLNLKNNCYYLPINLGKGFVKITHGLYPIPAPATSEILKGFEVFYYGEGELTTPTGAAILRYINPTLLKGSFTYTKVSYGAGDREYELLNTLRVFKLKDREEVILLETNVDDVSGEILGYLYDILDVRDLHIIPCYMKKNRPGYLIRVIVDRDKAIETAKRLMKETGTLGVRIIDIKRIKANREVKEINYMGEKVKVKVSDIDGCIISKKPEYEDLKKIAKKYNKPLKDIYNEVKKIL comes from the coding sequence ATGTTCCTAATAGATCCTTTTTCTGGGATTAGTGGGGATATGTTTATCGCCGCTTTTTCAGAGTTTATAGATAAAAATGAGCTAATAAAAATTATAAATAAAGTTATAAATGCTAAAATAGATATTAAAAAAGTCAAGAAGAATGGTATTATAGCTAATAAATTGATTATATCAAAAAAAGATAAAAATCTTTCTTACAATGAGATGAAAGAAATAATATTATCAGCAAATATAGATAATAGAATTAAAAATCATGCTATCTCTATTATAAATATATTGGCTAAAGCTGAAGCTAAAATTCATGGGATAGATTTAGATGAAGTCCATTTTCATGAGATATCTGAAATAGACACAGTTATAGATGCTTTAGGAGCAGGGTATATAATAGAGAAGTTAAATTTAAAAAACAATTGTTACTATCTTCCAATAAACTTAGGTAAGGGTTTTGTAAAAATTACTCATGGTCTATACCCAATTCCTGCTCCAGCAACATCTGAGATTTTAAAAGGATTTGAAGTGTTCTATTATGGTGAGGGGGAGTTAACTACACCTACAGGAGCCGCTATATTAAGATATATTAATCCAACACTATTAAAAGGTAGTTTTACTTATACAAAGGTCTCTTATGGAGCTGGAGATAGAGAGTATGAACTGTTAAACACTTTAAGAGTTTTTAAGCTAAAAGATAGAGAAGAGGTTATATTATTAGAAACAAATGTTGATGATGTTTCTGGAGAGATTTTAGGATATTTGTATGATATATTAGATGTTAGAGATCTTCACATTATCCCATGTTATATGAAAAAAAATAGGCCAGGGTATTTAATTAGAGTAATTGTAGATAGAGATAAAGCTATTGAAACTGCTAAAAGATTAATGAAAGAAACTGGAACATTGGGGGTTAGGATTATTGATATAAAAAGAATTAAAGCCAATAGGGAAGTTAAAGAGATAAACTATATGGGAGAAAAGGTGAAAGTAAAAGTTTCTGATATAGATGGGTGTATTATTTCAAAGAAACCAGAATATGAAGATTTGAAAAAAATAGCTAAAAAGTATAATAAACCTTTAAAAGATATTTATAATGAAGTAAAGAAAATTCTTTAA
- the selB gene encoding selenocysteine-specific translation elongation factor, whose product MININIGLFGHIDHGKTELAKKLTEIPSTSALDKPKESKIRGITVDLGFSSFTLDDYNITLVDAPGHAELIRTAIGASNIIDLAILVVDAKESAKPQTGEHLIVLDLLNIPTIVAINKIDIASEEEIKKTELIMRNILNSTKNLKNSKIVKISAKTGEGIDKLKEEIKNLLKKIKIERDTNSYLKMPIDHAFKIKGVGTVVTGTIHKGTLKVGDNVIILPINYDVKVKSIQCFKKDVEMAKAGDRVGVALLNVEPESIYRGCVLTSKDTKLKVAEKFIAKIKVLELFKYNLKPKMKVHIHAGLLTVPAKIIPFNYEIVNDKKEAVVLDNVKAGDKCYCLFILEEPIVLEEGDKVLIMRLDLPATVLRIAGFGEVMGFNDIELKRLIVKEGRIIKKKDKFFVEGLAHSKQIAEKLVGELVYLPEKDKYVKITGTFGTKGLLTIDAEGVEGGEKVILKKVRKWG is encoded by the coding sequence ATGATTAACATTAATATTGGGCTATTTGGCCACATAGATCATGGAAAGACTGAGTTAGCTAAAAAGCTAACAGAAATTCCTTCAACATCAGCACTAGATAAACCAAAAGAATCTAAGATAAGAGGAATAACTGTTGATCTTGGATTCTCATCATTTACATTGGATGATTATAACATTACTCTAGTAGATGCACCAGGGCATGCAGAGCTAATAAGAACTGCTATTGGAGCAAGTAACATTATTGATTTAGCTATCTTAGTTGTTGATGCTAAAGAATCTGCAAAGCCACAAACTGGAGAACATTTAATAGTTTTAGACCTTTTAAATATCCCCACTATTGTAGCTATAAATAAAATAGATATAGCCTCAGAAGAAGAAATTAAAAAAACTGAACTAATAATGAGAAATATTCTAAATTCAACAAAGAATTTAAAAAATTCTAAGATAGTTAAAATCTCTGCTAAAACTGGTGAAGGAATAGATAAGTTAAAGGAAGAGATAAAAAATCTTTTGAAAAAAATAAAAATTGAGAGAGATACAAATAGTTATTTAAAAATGCCTATTGATCATGCTTTTAAAATAAAAGGTGTTGGAACAGTAGTTACAGGCACAATACATAAGGGGACATTAAAAGTTGGAGATAATGTTATTATTCTACCAATAAATTATGATGTTAAAGTTAAAAGTATTCAGTGTTTTAAAAAGGATGTAGAAATGGCAAAAGCTGGGGATAGGGTAGGTGTGGCTTTGTTAAATGTTGAGCCTGAAAGTATTTATAGAGGCTGTGTATTGACATCAAAAGATACTAAGCTTAAAGTAGCAGAAAAATTCATAGCAAAAATTAAAGTATTAGAGTTATTTAAGTATAATTTAAAACCTAAAATGAAAGTGCATATTCATGCAGGTTTATTAACAGTGCCTGCTAAGATAATTCCTTTTAATTATGAAATTGTAAATGATAAAAAAGAAGCCGTAGTTTTAGATAATGTAAAGGCAGGGGACAAATGTTATTGCTTATTTATTTTAGAGGAACCTATTGTTTTAGAGGAAGGAGATAAAGTATTAATCATGAGACTAGATTTACCAGCAACAGTTTTAAGAATAGCAGGTTTTGGAGAAGTTATGGGGTTTAATGATATTGAGTTAAAGAGATTAATTGTAAAGGAAGGGAGAATTATAAAGAAAAAAGATAAATTTTTTGTTGAAGGATTAGCTCATTCAAAACAGATAGCTGAAAAACTAGTTGGAGAACTAGTTTATTTACCTGAAAAAGATAAATATGTTAAAATAACAGGAACATTTGGTACTAAAGGGTTATTAACTATTGATGCTGAAGGAGTAGAAGGGGGGGAAAAGGTTATATTAAAAAAAGTGAGAAAGTGGGGATAA
- a CDS encoding Sjogren's syndrome/scleroderma autoantigen 1 family protein, translating into MDPIKITSEELLKGAKMLSKHCEKCGFPLFEKDGKIYCAICNKSNLEDSHKLDKNDIIDKKIDYLLEKLKNENEISRIKEIGEAIAILIKIKKELY; encoded by the coding sequence TTGGATCCTATAAAAATAACATCTGAAGAATTATTAAAAGGAGCTAAAATGTTAAGCAAACACTGTGAAAAATGTGGTTTTCCTTTGTTTGAAAAAGATGGAAAAATTTACTGTGCAATATGTAACAAATCAAACTTAGAAGATAGCCATAAATTAGATAAAAATGACATTATTGATAAAAAAATTGATTATCTCTTAGAGAAATTAAAAAATGAGAATGAAATTAGCAGAATAAAAGAAATTGGTGAAGCAATAGCAATATTAATAAAAATTAAAAAAGAATTATATTGA
- a CDS encoding flagellin, translated as MKVIEFLKGKKGAIGIGTLIIFIAMVLVAAVAAAVLINTSGFLQQKAMATGKESTEQVASGLLCSGVTGHYVKNKGIDRIVIYITPNAGSAPIDLKQCKLFLMYDGKAVSLNFSKYDTNTVGDFTNGIKDIFNTTVVKWNNADATSFVVVALQDDDKSLLTNAVINKGDLAGVLVNVSAAFGKHVGTRERVSGYLQPEFGAPAVIEFTTPAAFTSDVIELQ; from the coding sequence ATGAAAGTAATAGAGTTCTTAAAAGGTAAGAAAGGGGCAATAGGTATAGGTACATTAATTATATTCATTGCTATGGTCTTAGTCGCTGCAGTAGCAGCAGCAGTACTCATAAATACAAGTGGGTTCTTGCAACAAAAAGCTATGGCTACAGGTAAGGAGAGTACAGAGCAAGTAGCTAGTGGATTACTATGCTCTGGAGTTACAGGACATTATGTTAAAAATAAAGGGATAGATAGAATAGTTATTTACATTACACCAAATGCAGGATCTGCTCCAATTGACTTAAAGCAGTGTAAATTATTCTTAATGTATGATGGTAAAGCTGTGTCATTAAACTTTTCAAAATACGACACTAATACTGTAGGAGATTTCACTAATGGAATTAAAGATATTTTTAATACAACAGTTGTCAAGTGGAATAATGCTGATGCTACATCATTTGTAGTTGTTGCCTTACAAGATGACGACAAATCATTATTAACTAATGCGGTTATTAATAAAGGAGATTTAGCAGGAGTATTAGTTAATGTTAGTGCTGCATTTGGTAAACATGTAGGAACAAGAGAAAGAGTTTCAGGATACTTACAACCAGAATTTGGAGCTCCAGCAGTTATTGAATTCACAACACCAGCAGCATTTACCAGTGATGTAATTGAACTACAATAA
- a CDS encoding flagellin: protein MKVIEFLKGKKGAIGIGTLIIFIAMVLVAAVAAAVLINTSGFLQQKAMATGKESTEQVASGLQVIRVLGNHSGGKINWLAVLISPNAGSAPIDLSQATVMITDGTHKVIAKYNSTFFNGTLKNGGSIFEAKYNNTTALKPLFDDLPATAFGIVVLQDADTSCSKDTPVINKGDIVAICLNVSNTLNLKPRTKVTGAVIPEFGAPAVISFTTPATYLDTQHIIELQ, encoded by the coding sequence ATGAAAGTAATAGAGTTCTTAAAAGGTAAGAAAGGGGCAATAGGTATAGGTACATTAATTATATTCATTGCTATGGTCTTAGTCGCTGCAGTAGCAGCAGCAGTACTCATAAATACAAGTGGGTTCTTGCAACAAAAAGCTATGGCTACAGGTAAGGAGAGTACAGAGCAAGTAGCTAGTGGATTACAAGTTATAAGAGTATTGGGTAATCACAGTGGGGGTAAGATTAATTGGTTAGCTGTGCTAATTTCACCAAATGCAGGATCTGCTCCAATTGACTTAAGTCAAGCAACAGTAATGATAACAGATGGTACTCATAAAGTTATAGCAAAATACAATTCAACATTCTTCAATGGTACATTAAAAAATGGAGGATCTATATTTGAAGCAAAATATAATAACACAACAGCACTTAAACCACTATTTGATGATTTACCAGCAACAGCATTTGGTATAGTCGTATTACAAGATGCTGATACATCTTGCAGTAAAGATACTCCAGTAATTAACAAAGGAGATATAGTAGCAATATGTCTAAATGTTTCAAATACATTAAACTTAAAACCAAGAACAAAAGTTACTGGTGCAGTAATTCCAGAATTTGGAGCTCCAGCAGTTATCTCATTCACAACACCTGCAACATACTTAGATACTCAACACATAATTGAGCTACAATAA
- a CDS encoding flagellin, with amino-acid sequence MIDFLKSKKGAIGIGTLIIFIALVLVAAVAAAVIINTASNLQHKASRIGQESTKQVASGLQVLNVYGYAPNAPNGNVEKLLIIITPNVGDEVDLSQVIVTLSNGKKKVSLVYGGGNYTVYNVTYNGATDLFNGDGGASGSDIQKLWNDLNNSNDKAIFGLIILHDDDSSLSNLDHPTANFGDKVAIAIALDSASVNMSIAPRDKVSGEVIPEYGAPGIIDFKAPSTFTTKVVMLQ; translated from the coding sequence ATGATAGATTTTTTAAAATCTAAAAAAGGGGCAATAGGTATAGGTACATTAATTATATTCATTGCATTAGTCTTAGTCGCTGCAGTAGCAGCGGCTGTAATTATAAATACTGCATCTAATCTCCAACATAAGGCTTCAAGGATAGGACAGGAATCTACAAAACAGGTTGCTAGTGGATTGCAGGTATTGAATGTTTATGGTTATGCTCCAAATGCTCCAAATGGTAATGTGGAGAAATTACTAATAATTATAACCCCAAATGTTGGAGATGAAGTTGATTTGTCACAAGTTATTGTTACCTTAAGTAATGGAAAGAAAAAAGTTTCATTAGTATATGGTGGAGGAAATTATACAGTGTATAATGTAACATACAATGGAGCTACAGATTTATTTAATGGTGATGGAGGAGCTTCTGGTAGTGATATTCAAAAATTGTGGAATGATTTAAACAACTCAAATGATAAAGCTATATTTGGATTAATTATATTGCATGATGATGACAGTTCTTTAAGTAATTTGGACCATCCAACAGCTAACTTTGGGGATAAAGTAGCAATAGCTATTGCATTGGACAGTGCATCAGTAAATATGTCAATAGCTCCAAGAGATAAAGTATCTGGTGAAGTTATACCTGAATATGGGGCACCAGGTATAATAGATTTCAAAGCACCTTCAACATTCACTACTAAGGTTGTAATGTTACAATAA
- a CDS encoding flagella accessory protein C has translation METSENLMAKVSDLESRLPRLESSINALRKENEMLRIEIEKINESLQDIMSLYEVVSNQINPFIGVSKITATSLEKLERLEADYKKLKKTLEELTNDLVVLGSLYLRQLNINLEDIIKDVIEEELVKAMSGEDEHDTKDNK, from the coding sequence ATGGAAACTTCTGAAAATTTAATGGCAAAAGTTAGTGATTTAGAATCAAGATTACCAAGATTAGAATCTAGTATAAATGCACTTAGAAAGGAAAATGAAATGTTAAGAATTGAAATAGAAAAAATCAATGAAAGTTTACAAGATATTATGTCCCTATATGAAGTTGTATCAAATCAAATAAATCCATTTATAGGAGTTTCAAAAATTACAGCTACAAGTTTAGAAAAATTGGAAAGATTAGAAGCTGATTACAAAAAACTAAAAAAAACTTTGGAGGAGTTGACCAATGACCTGGTTGTACTTGGATCTCTCTACTTAAGGCAGTTAAATATCAATCTTGAGGATATCATAAAAGATGTTATTGAAGAAGAGCTTGTAAAAGCAATGTCAGGAGAGGATGAGCATGATACAAAAGACAATAAATGA
- a CDS encoding FlaD/FlaE family flagellar protein, translating to MIQKTINEPSMVISEEEFLTEDEIEEYLDNLRDKLPSFIIILLKNNLRGKRVTKRQLDKIVERVSEVLSKGKEDKTEELYKKLQSLEEKLDTIMKLTTVAVSTKISEEVEEKEEIKEEVIKEREEKEETKEEKEEVKEELPTIEEKEEEKEEEPEIKIEPEIKVEEVKEGEVMIEEEKKYILNDIPEDAVSMALAFKWLEFLINRVGISNLPDILDFYNKIGWISSKVVLKLLKFAKNMRVMVDENIKVRDKLTPSEHIMSLMYIEKLAGAKVDPETLEMLELELRRIKKWVEELKYI from the coding sequence ATGATACAAAAGACAATAAATGAGCCTTCTATGGTTATATCTGAAGAAGAGTTTCTTACTGAAGATGAAATTGAAGAATATTTAGATAATCTTAGAGATAAGTTGCCTTCTTTCATTATAATCTTATTAAAAAATAATTTGAGAGGAAAGAGAGTTACGAAGAGACAGTTAGATAAAATAGTTGAAAGAGTTTCAGAAGTCCTTTCAAAAGGTAAAGAAGACAAAACTGAAGAGCTTTATAAAAAATTACAATCTCTTGAAGAGAAATTAGATACTATAATGAAATTAACTACTGTTGCAGTATCTACAAAGATCTCTGAAGAAGTGGAAGAAAAAGAAGAAATAAAAGAAGAGGTTATAAAAGAAAGAGAAGAAAAAGAAGAAACTAAAGAAGAGAAGGAAGAAGTTAAAGAAGAATTACCAACAATTGAAGAGAAAGAAGAAGAGAAAGAAGAGGAGCCTGAAATAAAAATAGAACCTGAAATAAAAGTAGAAGAAGTTAAAGAAGGTGAAGTTATGATTGAAGAAGAAAAGAAATATATATTGAATGATATTCCAGAAGATGCTGTATCTATGGCATTAGCTTTTAAATGGTTAGAATTTCTTATAAATAGAGTAGGCATATCAAATTTGCCTGATATATTAGATTTTTATAATAAAATTGGATGGATATCTAGTAAGGTGGTATTAAAGTTATTAAAATTTGCAAAGAATATGAGAGTTATGGTTGATGAAAATATAAAAGTTAGAGATAAGCTAACTCCTAGTGAGCATATAATGTCATTAATGTATATTGAAAAATTAGCTGGAGCTAAAGTAGATCCTGAAACATTAGAAATGTTAGAATTGGAATTAAGAAGAATAAAAAAATGGGTTGAAGAGTTAAAATACATCTAA
- a CDS encoding FlaD/FlaE family flagellar protein translates to MDALTNAILNVHKPSKLEDISYDDPVTIILAFKWLEYLCERVGVENVPDVLDFYYMLGWIGDKAMAKLLRFLKGIKVDEENVVEGSGKLNITDHIISLVFIEKLNGKQISMDFLDKIEWELRKIKKGAEQFYGI, encoded by the coding sequence ATGGATGCACTTACTAATGCTATATTAAATGTCCATAAGCCAAGTAAATTAGAAGATATATCTTATGATGATCCAGTAACCATTATATTAGCATTCAAATGGTTAGAATATTTATGTGAAAGAGTAGGGGTAGAAAATGTTCCTGATGTCTTAGATTTCTACTATATGCTTGGATGGATTGGAGATAAAGCTATGGCAAAGTTATTAAGGTTCTTAAAAGGAATTAAAGTTGATGAAGAAAATGTTGTTGAAGGTTCAGGGAAATTAAATATTACTGATCATATAATATCATTAGTATTCATTGAAAAGCTTAATGGAAAACAAATATCTATGGATTTCTTAGATAAAATAGAATGGGAGTTAAGAAAAATTAAGAAGGGGGCTGAGCAATTCTATGGGATTTAG
- a CDS encoding flagellin: MASSGLSEIIMFVAVLLIAAFVVGVLTTSTYKISLNIGKKTDSFSEKLAQDFEIINDPAKIPRDPNLGIITLYIKNTGKKPIIFTPDSFTVIIDGNIVKIYNISQLSNPGSEELYPGDVGELNVSYNESRYHRIKVVLYSGVSRVIEGYIS, translated from the coding sequence TTGGCTTCTAGTGGGTTATCAGAAATAATTATGTTTGTTGCTGTATTATTAATAGCTGCATTTGTGGTGGGCGTATTAACTACTTCAACTTATAAAATATCATTAAATATTGGAAAAAAAACGGATTCATTTTCTGAAAAACTTGCTCAAGATTTTGAAATAATAAATGATCCAGCAAAAATTCCAAGAGATCCTAATTTAGGGATAATTACATTATATATAAAAAACACTGGAAAAAAGCCAATAATATTTACTCCTGATTCCTTTACGGTAATAATAGATGGTAATATTGTTAAAATATATAACATATCCCAACTATCAAATCCTGGATCAGAAGAACTTTATCCTGGTGATGTAGGGGAGTTAAATGTAAGTTATAATGAGTCTAGATATCATAGAATAAAAGTTGTTCTATATAGTGGAGTTTCTAGGGTGATAGAGGGTTATATTTCATAA
- a CDS encoding ATPase domain-containing protein codes for MQIAKIELARDDLDKRIGGGIPFNSLVIIEGEESTGKSVLCQRLAYGFLQNRHSVTYVSTQLTTTEFIKQMMSLEYNINKKLLSGALLYIPVYPLIADNKRRDGFLKKIMETKAFYEKDVIIFDSLSSLIANDASDVNVNDLMAFFKRIVALKKIIICTINPKELSEEVLTMIRTSSTMLIKTDIITFAGSIKNAAKILKYNMAPGTYQKTIVFRVEPKIGLAVEIASVA; via the coding sequence ATGCAAATAGCTAAAATAGAGTTAGCAAGAGATGATCTAGATAAAAGAATTGGAGGTGGTATACCATTTAATAGTTTAGTAATTATAGAGGGTGAAGAGAGCACAGGAAAATCAGTTTTATGTCAAAGATTAGCATATGGGTTTTTACAAAATAGACATTCTGTTACTTATGTTTCTACACAATTAACCACAACAGAGTTTATTAAACAGATGATGTCTTTAGAATACAACATAAATAAAAAATTACTTTCTGGAGCTCTATTGTATATTCCTGTTTATCCTTTAATAGCAGATAATAAAAGGAGAGATGGATTTTTAAAAAAAATTATGGAAACTAAAGCTTTCTATGAAAAAGATGTTATTATTTTTGATTCTTTATCATCTTTAATAGCTAATGATGCTAGTGATGTTAATGTTAATGATCTTATGGCTTTTTTTAAAAGAATAGTGGCTTTAAAGAAAATAATAATTTGCACAATAAATCCAAAAGAGTTATCTGAAGAAGTTTTAACAATGATTAGAACTTCATCCACTATGCTAATAAAAACAGATATTATAACATTTGCAGGATCTATTAAAAATGCTGCTAAAATACTAAAGTATAACATGGCTCCTGGTACATATCAAAAAACCATAGTGTTCAGAGTAGAACCAAAAATTGGATTAGCTGTTGAAATAGCATCTGTTGCTTAA
- a CDS encoding type II/IV secretion system ATPase subunit, with product MAEAELREAMNRNPHLRRYIENFKRVYLKVPDFMVSLSRELRELKYPNIIYPVGDPIFIHIFGTPETKTKYIVIEPRLETPEERLKYKMILNKILELAPYEKTPESNDEFEEILVRLFNMATKVVEPTEKESFITRVFKFTDNRVRITPEERSKFLYLLKRDLIGLGVLEPISRDPYLEDIHVIGAKNCHVVHKIFGMLPTNIVWEDDIELADYLKNIGERMGRPVSDARPIVDGALPDGSRINIIYSTDVSLKGPSFTIRKFTEVPISVTQLISWGTFSAEIAAYLWLCLEYGMSIFICGETASGKTTTLNAILPFIKPNSKIFSCEDTPEVKPPHPVWQQLITRERGPEESRVTLFDLLRAALRSRPNYIIVGEIRSVEAAVAFQAMQTGHPVLSTFHAANVRKMIQRLTGEPINVPITFIDNLNVALFQLAVYQRGKVLRRVVTVEEIEGYYKEVDGVITRAVFQWEPNKDRHTFTGKNNSYILEEKIAKAAGYDDPREIYNELELRAKILEEMIAREIFDYYQVRDIIWAFYEKGLEGLPFSI from the coding sequence ATGGCTGAAGCTGAATTAAGAGAAGCAATGAATAGAAATCCCCACCTAAGAAGATATATTGAAAATTTTAAAAGAGTGTATTTGAAAGTACCTGATTTTATGGTATCTCTATCAAGAGAACTGAGAGAATTAAAATATCCAAATATTATATATCCTGTTGGAGATCCAATATTTATACACATATTTGGAACTCCAGAAACAAAAACAAAGTATATTGTTATAGAGCCTAGATTAGAAACTCCAGAAGAGAGATTAAAATATAAAATGATCCTTAATAAAATTTTAGAATTGGCCCCATATGAAAAAACCCCTGAATCTAATGATGAATTTGAAGAAATATTAGTTAGATTATTTAATATGGCTACAAAAGTTGTTGAACCTACTGAAAAGGAAAGCTTTATTACAAGAGTATTCAAATTTACAGACAATAGAGTAAGAATTACCCCAGAAGAGAGAAGCAAATTTTTATATTTACTAAAAAGAGACTTAATAGGTTTGGGAGTTCTTGAACCCATTTCAAGAGATCCATATTTAGAAGATATTCATGTTATTGGAGCTAAAAATTGTCATGTTGTCCATAAGATATTTGGAATGCTTCCAACAAACATTGTTTGGGAAGATGATATTGAGTTAGCTGATTATTTAAAAAATATTGGAGAAAGAATGGGAAGGCCTGTTTCTGATGCAAGGCCTATAGTTGATGGAGCTTTACCAGATGGTTCAAGAATTAATATTATATACTCTACAGATGTTTCTTTAAAAGGGCCTTCATTTACTATTAGGAAATTTACAGAAGTGCCAATTAGTGTTACACAGCTTATCAGTTGGGGAACATTTTCAGCCGAAATTGCTGCTTATTTATGGTTATGTTTAGAATATGGAATGAGTATATTTATCTGTGGGGAAACAGCTTCTGGAAAAACTACAACATTAAATGCTATCTTACCATTTATTAAACCAAACTCAAAAATCTTCTCATGTGAAGACACCCCTGAAGTCAAACCCCCACATCCTGTATGGCAACAATTAATAACAAGAGAGAGAGGTCCTGAGGAGAGTAGAGTTACACTTTTTGATTTACTGAGAGCTGCTTTAAGATCAAGACCAAATTATATTATTGTTGGAGAAATTAGAAGTGTCGAAGCTGCTGTAGCATTTCAAGCTATGCAAACAGGTCACCCAGTTTTATCAACATTTCATGCAGCTAATGTTAGAAAAATGATTCAAAGATTAACTGGGGAGCCAATAAATGTTCCTATAACATTTATTGATAACCTAAATGTTGCTCTATTCCAATTAGCAGTTTATCAAAGAGGTAAAGTTTTAAGAAGAGTGGTTACTGTTGAAGAGATAGAGGGGTATTATAAGGAAGTTGATGGGGTTATAACAAGAGCTGTATTCCAATGGGAACCTAATAAGGATAGACATACATTTACAGGGAAAAACAACAGTTATATCTTAGAAGAAAAAATTGCTAAAGCTGCAGGTTATGATGATCCAAGAGAGATTTATAATGAGTTAGAATTAAGAGCTAAAATATTAGAGGAGATGATTGCAAGAGAAATATTTGATTATTATCAAGTTAGAGATATTATTTGGGCATTCTATGAAAAAGGTTTGGAAGGTTTACCTTTCTCCATTTGA